CATGTGCTCTCTAGCCATTGAGAGAAGCTCTGGTGCCCAGTGAGACTCCAGGGCGCCCGCAACTGCTACCATCGCAGCGGCAGCCGAAAGAACCCCCAAAGAACGTAAAGCATCGCGGCGAAAGCGCCGTGAACTCATCCCATACCAAAGCAGGCTTTTCGAAACGGTAATCGCACTTATTGAACCCAATATATAAGCGGTGGCCTCTAGCAACAGGTGAGGAAGTAGCGCGGCCACCCCGAGGCAGAGTGGTACGATATTCACTCCTCCATCGGCTAAGAAACTTTGGCGGAAAAGAAGCGTTAAAGTGAGTCCCCACACCGCGGCATTCCACGCAAGCAACAAGAGCGTGGCATAACCACGGTATAGAAAGCTCAAGAGGACACCCGATGCCAGGACCATGGTGTTGTGAACCACGATACCGCCAAAGTTACCGAAGCTTCGGTCGTAGAGTGTCGTGGTAGCATCCATATCCGCGATGGACATGACAAAACCAAAGCTCTTGGGAATGGTAGCGGGATCCATCATCGTCGCCACCCCAACAAATACCATGAAGAGGCCAACAAACATGGCCAAAATATCAACGACTTCGTTTTTCGTATTGATGTCAGCGAGAACCACATTGAATCGTGTGGTCAACGCTGCAGAGGTAAGAAAAATAGCCAGTAAACCGCTTTCCGCAAGTCCCAGTAATCGATGTACCACCACGAAGGTGACGAGCATCAAAGCAAGACTTTCCATTGTAAGCTGAGCATGGCGTCCCCACCACTTGAATCGAAGCGGCGCAAGAAACGCATGCGAAAGAAAGGTCGTTTCCTTTTTGACGAGGAGTGCGAGGCAGGCAGCCAATTGTTCTTCCGAAAGGCTGCCCCGGCGAACTAAAATATCACCAAGTTTACCGCCCGTCCCTTTTTGCTCTTTAAGCGCAAACTCAACGTCTTCCTCGGCCACACCGTAGAGCACTTGCACGACCACACCCAGGGGCTGGTCTGTGAGGCTCTCCGCAATGCGGCGAAGCCCTGTTCCATATCTTGGCGATGAGGGATCGGTCATAGTCCTATGTTAACCAACATCAGGACCTTAGGTCCAAACCCAATTGGATTCTTCTCTACTTAGCTTCCCAGCTGACAAACTTTTTATGAGAAGGAACATCTTCTTTACCCGCTTCTCGTGCCAACGAAAGAAGTGTCTTCTGTGGCCAATCTTCTTGGACCATATTCACGAGCCAGCCAGGTAGCATACCTTTTGGATCGGTATGGACCTCGACTTCAATCTTCGTTTTATTTTCACCGGGCAATGCCTGAAAGCGATAATACGTGCGAAAAGCCTCGGCACGGACACAGCAATCATCTTCACCGCGATTGGGATGGCTCACCGAACGTATATTTGCCACAAACACACGGTTATCAGGATCTATATCCCCCGTCGCTCTCAAGAGGTAATCTCTGTCCGAGAGTGGAAACGGTAATTCGAAACGAATCCAATAAACGCGGTCAAGGTCACTTACGACTTCCACATCTTGGGTAGAATCAAAACGGTCTACCCAGTCTTTTCGGCGTTCGGCATCTAAGAAAACTGTGAGGATTTTACTAAGTGGAACATCCACCACAGTCTCACCTCGGAAAGCCATAATCGGGCTGCCTTCAACCGCCATACGCTTTGTTACAAACCCCTCATTCTCCGCTACCAATTCCCAGGCACCGTTTGTATCGGCCGAAGGAGTAGCTTGCTCCCCAATCGCTTGACCGGAAAGACCATCCTCACCGCTGAGTGAGCTAAAGGCCATACTCGCCGCACCCAGTATGGCGATACTGTAGAGTCCCATTTTAAGACGAGACGCCTTACGTGGTTGGTTAGTTTCTGACATGGTGCACCCCCTGCGTTGAGCCAGCACATTCTTATGTTTCGTAATTGAGGTTAGAGTATGTCATCTCTCAGGCCGTCCGCCTATTGTATGCAACGCGGCGCAGTTCGCCTACATGCGCAGACCTGCTCTATAATCCTAAGAGTAGATTATAAGGACGTTTTTTAAATTACAGATTGGAAAAGAAATCCGTGGAGTTCTAAAATATCTACCGGACTTCGTCTGTTACGGAGCTGAGGCTACTTACCAAGCATTGAAATAACGCTTCAGTGACGGGCTCAAGAGCTTGATTTTTCGCTGCGATGTATGCGCGATGCTCTGGTGTGGCGTAAAGCTTAAGGACCGCCGTCATCTCAGCCCGCGTTAAGTCTCTGGTACCATATGCAAAAGTCGCCAACCCTTCCATCACGTATTCATCTTGGCTCGCCAGCATCTTATTTTGCAACTGCGATTCCGTCATTTTCTCGTGCTGGATTTTCAATACCGCAGGCATCATATTGCGTGTTAGCCTGGTCCGAGAATCCACGTAGCGGCTCGCCGCAACCATCATCCGCACTTGCTCTTCCCGCGCCTTGGACAACTTAGAAAACGCTTCCTTAAAGTAACTAGAAGCAGCAAACGCGCCTCCTGAAGTCGATGCGTCTCGGGAAATCTGTAGGATCTGTTGACCCGCAGGCGCACTGTAAGCGGTGGTTAACTGCTCAGATTTTTCCGCACTCAGCTTCAATGCGAAAGCCGCGCTGAATGATTTATAAATGGAACTTGAATCCAGGCACTTCGCCATTTCCTTTTTCGAGACCTCAAGCCTTTGTGCGAGTTCTTTCTTTTGTTTACTGTCCAGCGCGGAGGCGTCCCTCGTGCCTACGAACCCCATGAGCATGTCGCCCACTTTTTTGGCACCATCTTTCAAGGACTCCAATTCCCTACGTATTTCAAGAGCATCAAAAAACCTCAGAGTAGCGGCAGGAACGTTGGCGAGATTCTTTCCGTCTACCTTTGCAGAGTTCGTATCTTTAGAATCAGATGCGTGAACTGTTGCCACGCCACTTAGCATCACAATCAAAAAGCCTACGGCGCAAAGTGCCTTATTCATCGGTAGGGTCATTGTACCGCTCCCTCCGTTTGGTCTTCCGTTGCAATCATCCATTTCGTAAGCAAGGCAAGCGTATGGTCCGGTGTTACGACGAGTATTCGATACATCGAGTCTAAAGCTGCTTGCTTTTGCCCCAACTGCCACAATGCGAAACCTCGTGCATACTCTGCTTCGGTAAATTCCGGCTCGTGATACAGTGCCTGTTCATACCACCCAATCGCCGCTTCCCAGCGCTCTTCATCCGCCGCTTGAACCCCTCTCATATAGCGTAAACCATTGCTGTCGGGGTTTTTGGATTCAATCATTTTCAACTGATTTGAAAACTGCTGAGCTTCGCCAACCAAGGCATAATAATCAGCCATCAGCCGGTTACGGTGGTAGGTGTCGGGCGAAAGTTCTTCAATCCGTTCAATAAGCGGCAATGCTTTATCCAAATAAAGGTCGCACTGCACGCCAAGGCTATCAATCTTGGATTGACCCTCGCTCTCAAGCTGCGCCAAAGCTACACTGTATTCTGAAAGAAATTTATCACTTACGGAGCCCGGTGAGTTTACAAGCTTCTCTGTAGTAAGCTGTAAAAACAATCGAGAATCACCGAGGGCTGCTTCCATGTACACTTCAATATCAAAAAGCGCCTGACCCCAAGACAAATAAAGCTGGGCATACCAGGTGAGGACGTTTAAGTCGGACGCCTGCTTTTTCATATGCGTTTCAAAAATTTTCTCTGCCTCAGAAAAAAAGGCCACGTGGGAGCTGCGTACAATATTTTTTGCATCCTCAAGAGTCTTCGGGCTTCGTAAGTGGTCTGGGTTTGCATCACTCGTCGCGGCGAACAACTGGTT
This genomic interval from Deltaproteobacteria bacterium contains the following:
- a CDS encoding stage II sporulation protein M; the encoded protein is MTDPSSPRYGTGLRRIAESLTDQPLGVVVQVLYGVAEEDVEFALKEQKGTGGKLGDILVRRGSLSEEQLAACLALLVKKETTFLSHAFLAPLRFKWWGRHAQLTMESLALMLVTFVVVHRLLGLAESGLLAIFLTSAALTTRFNVVLADINTKNEVVDILAMFVGLFMVFVGVATMMDPATIPKSFGFVMSIADMDATTTLYDRSFGNFGGIVVHNTMVLASGVLLSFLYRGYATLLLLAWNAAVWGLTLTLLFRQSFLADGGVNIVPLCLGVAALLPHLLLEATAYILGSISAITVSKSLLWYGMSSRRFRRDALRSLGVLSAAAAMVAVAGALESHWAPELLSMAREHMLPR